The proteins below come from a single Nitrospiraceae bacterium genomic window:
- the shc gene encoding squalene--hopene cyclase yields the protein MKLLKQFLVRLSGNIFENLTPKLGPYRVKQKPPPLKLVSHNLHPDVSPDRTLQRTANLGHMSALDSALQKGEDWLLSMQDPEQGFWVEELEADTTLTSEYVMLRRFLDVVDVDRERKATRYLLHTQLEDGGWPIYFGGPTDISATVKAYFALKLAGVSPDEPVMQRARSLILRKGGVVQANVFTKITLALFGQYDWRGIPCMPPEIFLAPRWFYFNLYAVSYWSRAVIIPLLIIFAHRPLCTISKEQGIDELFLQPRQDVDYAHVPPLHRDSTLLSWRNFFVWVDGLLRLYEAYPIKALRKKALSSVQSWMIEHMGGEGGLGAIYPAMAYSIFALRALGYSTDHPLVQKALREIEALEIYSNPGNTPTPTMLHLQPCHSPVWDTALTINTLIERGLALDHPALQRADAWLRSRQCRKVGDWAVSAPKARSGGWAFQFENEWYPDVDDTAAVVTGLAKINSAEMFGSDETLQRGFRWALALQGSDGGWGAYDKDNNKLIFNKIPFADHQALLDPSTADLTGRCLEMLGTLGFDQSHPAVSPAIEFLRKEQEPNGSWYGRWGVNYIYGTWCVLSGLRAIGMDMTVPWVQQAVIWLESVQNSDGGWGESCVTYAEVEKAGQGESAASQTAWALMALLQAGESDSISVVRGVNWLIRHQRENGVWDEPFHTGTGFPRVFYLRYHGYFKYFPIWALGMYRNVKITGEARADQLRKAAQVARRQSTLV from the coding sequence ATGAAGTTGCTCAAGCAATTCTTAGTACGATTATCGGGGAATATCTTTGAGAACCTGACTCCAAAGCTAGGACCCTATCGTGTAAAGCAAAAGCCACCGCCTCTTAAGCTGGTTTCCCATAACCTTCATCCGGATGTTTCTCCGGATCGTACCCTCCAGCGTACAGCTAATCTTGGCCATATGAGTGCTCTGGATTCAGCTCTTCAAAAAGGGGAGGACTGGTTACTGAGCATGCAAGATCCTGAACAGGGATTTTGGGTCGAGGAATTGGAAGCGGATACAACCCTGACCTCTGAATATGTCATGCTTCGACGGTTTCTGGATGTGGTTGATGTGGATCGGGAGCGGAAAGCAACGCGATATTTACTTCATACTCAGCTCGAGGATGGGGGTTGGCCGATTTATTTCGGAGGGCCAACAGATATCAGTGCAACGGTAAAGGCCTATTTTGCGCTCAAGCTGGCCGGGGTTTCTCCTGATGAGCCTGTGATGCAACGTGCGAGGAGTTTAATTCTCCGCAAAGGTGGTGTCGTTCAGGCCAATGTTTTCACCAAGATTACCTTAGCATTATTCGGGCAATATGATTGGCGCGGGATACCGTGTATGCCTCCAGAAATATTCTTAGCCCCGCGATGGTTTTATTTTAATTTATATGCCGTTTCATATTGGTCCCGTGCAGTCATTATCCCCCTCTTAATTATTTTTGCCCATCGACCTCTGTGCACCATCTCCAAGGAGCAAGGGATTGATGAACTTTTTCTTCAGCCTCGTCAGGATGTGGACTATGCTCATGTGCCACCGTTGCACAGGGATTCGACGCTCCTGAGCTGGCGGAATTTTTTTGTGTGGGTTGATGGGCTGCTTCGTTTATATGAGGCCTATCCCATAAAAGCCCTCCGAAAAAAGGCTTTGAGTAGCGTACAGTCTTGGATGATTGAACATATGGGTGGAGAAGGAGGATTGGGTGCCATCTATCCAGCAATGGCCTATTCGATTTTTGCCCTTCGAGCCTTGGGCTACTCTACGGATCATCCGTTGGTTCAAAAAGCCTTGAGAGAAATAGAAGCACTTGAAATTTACTCGAATCCTGGTAACACCCCAACGCCCACTATGCTGCATTTACAGCCTTGTCATTCTCCAGTCTGGGATACAGCCTTAACGATTAATACGCTGATTGAACGGGGCCTTGCGCTGGACCATCCGGCACTGCAACGTGCCGATGCCTGGTTGCGATCCCGTCAGTGTCGAAAAGTGGGGGATTGGGCTGTGTCGGCTCCAAAAGCTCGGTCTGGCGGATGGGCCTTCCAATTTGAAAATGAATGGTATCCCGATGTCGATGATACTGCGGCTGTGGTGACAGGATTGGCCAAAATCAATTCTGCCGAAATGTTCGGTTCCGACGAAACCCTTCAACGAGGGTTTCGATGGGCTTTGGCGTTGCAGGGATCAGATGGGGGTTGGGGAGCATATGATAAGGATAACAATAAATTAATTTTCAATAAGATTCCCTTTGCGGATCATCAGGCGCTTTTGGATCCCAGTACGGCCGATTTAACCGGTCGATGCTTGGAAATGTTAGGAACGTTAGGGTTTGACCAGTCTCACCCTGCCGTGAGTCCTGCAATTGAGTTCTTACGCAAGGAGCAAGAGCCAAACGGAAGTTGGTATGGCCGATGGGGGGTCAATTATATTTATGGGACCTGGTGTGTCCTTTCAGGCCTTCGTGCGATAGGTATGGATATGACGGTGCCATGGGTCCAGCAGGCCGTGATTTGGCTAGAGTCCGTTCAAAACTCTGATGGGGGTTGGGGAGAATCCTGTGTTACCTATGCTGAAGTGGAGAAGGCCGGGCAAGGAGAAAGTGCGGCATCTCAAACGGCCTGGGCGCTCATGGCCCTCCTTCAAGCTGGAGAATCGGACTCCATTAGTGTTGTCCGGGGAGTCAATTGGCTCATTCGCCATCAACGTGAAAATGGAGTTTGGGATGAGCCTTTTCATACGGGTACCGGCTTCCCCAGGGTCTTCTATTTACGGTACCATGGCTATTTTAAATATTTTCCCATCTGGGCCCTGGGTATGTACCGGAATGTAAAAATAACCGGGGAAGCAAGGGCCGATCAATTACGAAAGGCCGCACAAGTGGCCAGACGACAGAGTACGCTTGTGTAA
- a CDS encoding prepilin-type N-terminal cleavage/methylation domain-containing protein produces the protein MLTQLNDQKGFSLTELMIVVAIIGILATIAIPNFLRYQAKAKQTEAKSNLVAIHTAEIAYFAENNGYVDDFNAIGFAMSGSSQRYFYKIGNANLGTLPPGCTDPNLDSVSALGFTAVAIGNIDGDATCDVWTINEGKILTNVTNDVSS, from the coding sequence ATGCTGACTCAACTCAACGATCAAAAGGGTTTCAGTTTAACGGAGCTGATGATTGTGGTGGCCATTATTGGAATTTTGGCGACGATAGCCATTCCTAATTTTTTGCGTTACCAAGCCAAAGCCAAACAAACCGAGGCTAAAAGCAATTTGGTGGCAATCCATACCGCAGAAATTGCCTATTTTGCTGAAAATAATGGGTATGTAGATGATTTTAATGCTATTGGATTTGCCATGAGTGGGTCATCGCAGCGATATTTTTATAAAATCGGCAATGCCAATCTTGGAACATTACCTCCCGGTTGTACCGACCCGAATTTGGATTCTGTGAGTGCATTAGGCTTTACGGCGGTTGCAATTGGAAACATTGATGGAGATGCAACCTGCGACGTGTGGACCATCAATGAGGGAAAGATCCTCACAAATGTGACGAATGATGTGTCTTCCTAG
- a CDS encoding BamA/TamA family outer membrane protein: protein MISFRSWGLVLSCLALGGVISPSSMVLAENSLFVVPAFSTSKNDGQDFGLIAPSLNSDAEGNLRSLFAPMLIHNSFLGVRGTLNYFHYWSGGRQMETVGSYTEEIERKLKFRYQDPGFIEGLFFVDVGAQFFKNATKRFYGLGQTTPKGNESNYTGREIQIHWNFGIHLNDVTRLSVNQRFRNVEIQPGGVDDEPYTKDRFPRDPGIKGATILAHRLVFQYDSRDNLNTPTAGTRVEAFGELAQNFDFGKEEDLMYFRSGFDIRHLIPSPSKRYIFVARAMLQLSFGDGIPFYEQSSLGGEDSLRGYGRDRFIDKHMVAFNVEERIHLFGLKMFNVSIECELTPFVDMGRTYKDFKFRQFHDWEVTPGVGFRAIVRPNVMARVDWGYSREGGAVFAGLNYPF from the coding sequence GTGATATCGTTTCGTTCGTGGGGCCTGGTGTTGTCGTGCCTGGCCTTAGGCGGCGTTATCTCTCCCTCCTCCATGGTCCTCGCCGAAAATTCTCTTTTTGTGGTTCCTGCGTTTTCCACTTCCAAAAATGATGGACAAGACTTTGGGTTGATCGCCCCGTCATTGAATTCAGATGCGGAAGGTAACCTTCGCTCTCTCTTTGCCCCGATGCTGATTCACAATTCATTTTTAGGAGTCCGGGGAACCTTGAACTATTTTCATTATTGGTCTGGTGGAAGGCAAATGGAGACAGTCGGTTCATATACTGAGGAAATTGAACGAAAGCTGAAGTTTCGTTACCAGGATCCTGGGTTTATCGAAGGGTTGTTTTTTGTGGATGTTGGGGCACAGTTTTTCAAAAATGCGACCAAGCGGTTTTATGGCTTAGGGCAAACCACTCCCAAAGGGAATGAATCCAACTATACGGGGCGTGAAATTCAAATCCATTGGAACTTTGGTATCCATTTGAATGATGTGACGCGATTATCTGTCAACCAGAGGTTTCGAAATGTTGAAATTCAACCGGGAGGTGTAGATGACGAGCCATATACAAAGGATCGTTTCCCCCGGGATCCGGGGATAAAAGGTGCGACGATTTTGGCCCACCGTCTGGTGTTCCAATATGATTCCAGAGATAATCTCAATACCCCGACAGCGGGTACCCGAGTTGAAGCATTTGGGGAATTAGCGCAGAACTTTGACTTTGGGAAAGAAGAGGATCTGATGTATTTTCGTTCAGGGTTTGATATCAGGCACCTGATTCCGAGTCCTTCCAAACGGTATATATTTGTGGCGAGAGCGATGCTGCAATTAAGTTTTGGCGATGGGATCCCCTTTTACGAACAAAGTTCCTTGGGAGGAGAAGACAGCTTGAGAGGATATGGAAGGGATCGGTTTATTGATAAACACATGGTGGCATTTAATGTGGAGGAACGTATACATCTATTTGGCCTGAAGATGTTCAATGTCAGTATAGAATGTGAGTTAACGCCATTTGTGGATATGGGGAGAACCTATAAGGATTTTAAATTTCGTCAATTTCATGATTGGGAAGTTACTCCTGGAGTAGGATTTCGAGCCATTGTCCGCCCCAATGTTATGGCTCGGGTGGATTGGGGGTATAGCAGGGAAGGTGGAGCGGTATTTGCTGGCCTTAATTATCCTTTCTGA
- a CDS encoding ABC transporter permease encodes MILLQHIGKRTLFLIEEMGAMFVFLIRTFGWFFRPPVRIAQIIKQMHFVGFKSSFVVILTALFTGMVLALQGYYSLRKFGSEGLLGSAVAISMIRELGPVLASLMVTARAGSAMTAEIGIMRITEQIDALETMAINSLQYLITPKVVASLISVPLLVAMFDVVGIWGGYLVGVKLLGVSGGSYWSSIESAVEWKDVYGGILKSISFGLIISWVCCYKGYYTRMSAEGLGKATTESVVLAAVLILVWDYFLTSVLM; translated from the coding sequence ATGATATTATTGCAACATATTGGGAAACGGACTCTTTTCTTGATAGAAGAAATGGGGGCCATGTTTGTGTTTTTGATACGGACGTTTGGATGGTTTTTCCGGCCACCGGTGAGAATTGCTCAAATTATCAAACAAATGCATTTTGTGGGTTTCAAGTCGTCTTTTGTGGTGATTCTGACAGCCTTATTTACCGGGATGGTGTTAGCTCTTCAAGGGTACTATTCCCTGAGGAAGTTTGGGTCCGAAGGTTTGCTAGGGTCGGCTGTGGCGATAAGCATGATCCGTGAGCTAGGTCCGGTATTAGCGTCGTTGATGGTGACGGCTCGCGCGGGGTCAGCCATGACCGCAGAAATTGGGATTATGCGTATTACCGAACAAATTGACGCATTGGAGACCATGGCGATTAATTCTTTGCAGTATTTGATTACTCCCAAGGTTGTTGCGTCGCTTATTTCAGTGCCCTTGCTGGTTGCTATGTTTGACGTGGTAGGAATTTGGGGGGGGTATCTGGTTGGGGTCAAGCTGCTCGGAGTCAGCGGGGGATCCTATTGGAGTTCAATCGAATCAGCGGTGGAATGGAAAGATGTTTATGGGGGGATTTTAAAATCGATTAGTTTTGGCCTGATTATCAGCTGGGTCTGCTGCTATAAAGGGTATTACACGAGAATGAGTGCCGAGGGTCTAGGAAAAGCTACCACGGAATCTGTGGTCTTGGCGGCAGTTCTTATTTTGGTGTGGGACTATTTTTTAACCTCGGTCCTTATGTAA
- the mlaD gene encoding outer membrane lipid asymmetry maintenance protein MlaD, whose product MERGKLELIVGIFVLVGVICLGYLAIKLGKLELVGGDYYELQAEFSSTSGLKNGASVEIAGVEVGRVKKIGLKEDRAQVVLAIQDGVPVFDDAIASIKTRGIIGEKFMELSPGGAGERLKAGGTIVDTESGIDLEQVISQFIHGNVE is encoded by the coding sequence ATGGAACGTGGAAAACTTGAATTAATCGTCGGAATATTTGTGCTGGTGGGGGTCATCTGTCTTGGGTATTTGGCGATCAAACTTGGAAAGCTTGAGCTGGTTGGAGGGGACTATTACGAACTCCAGGCAGAATTTTCCTCCACCTCCGGCTTGAAAAACGGAGCGTCGGTTGAAATCGCAGGAGTAGAGGTGGGCCGAGTAAAAAAAATCGGCTTGAAAGAAGATCGGGCTCAAGTGGTCCTTGCGATCCAGGATGGGGTCCCGGTGTTTGACGATGCGATTGCTTCAATCAAGACTCGTGGCATTATCGGAGAAAAATTCATGGAATTATCACCCGGCGGGGCGGGAGAACGGTTGAAGGCTGGTGGGACCATTGTGGACACTGAGTCCGGAATTGACCTAGAGCAGGTGATTAGTCAATTTATCCATGGCAATGTTGAGTGA
- a CDS encoding tetratricopeptide repeat protein: protein MKSITVQAMAKNVRSGRTFPIWLGRLRTLLWGIPLLVVSCGTAPPPTLNGQEASIVTRETVHPQAYYHFLRGSLAELNNNAATALEEYQAGLAFDADSKFLKFRLAKLHFSMSHLTEAVDLARQIPVSEITQAAMFFDLAKIFAGGGDTGRAVEILSEGERHFPQDERIYISHGTLLLNIKELQMAEAVFHDLLLHVPGSAEAHYYLGVIALEAKTKQEAKAHFQDAIALHPTFERAYLKLVAISEEAEEPQEAIELLERYLVEVNPHHREFRLRVIRLYIGQHNTDKALNHLDYFLQQNSDDLHAQILKAQIYGEMGNFPAAIEQLNAILRVRPNELRVRDFLGLLYEEMKDYDRAIQAYRTNVQMDDTFFDSILHLGFVSYRLKRNQEALSYLDQAVSLNPKRPEPYLLLGLTHFQMEEYHKAKARLEEGIQHDPSNAELHFNLGTVYDKLDHFDNVVREMEETLALDPEHADALNYLGYSYADRGIKGEQALSLTQRAVALKPDNGYYVDSLAWALYKLGRIEEALETIQRAVSLVSDDPVIYEHLGDIFLMQDERNKAREAWLHSLQLDSTNKLLGKRFREAGFGEPIPTLSHQSTLAP from the coding sequence ATGAAATCTATAACTGTGCAAGCTATGGCTAAGAATGTTAGGTCAGGACGGACATTCCCGATATGGTTGGGTCGTCTGAGAACCCTATTGTGGGGAATTCCACTTCTGGTGGTGTCCTGTGGGACAGCTCCCCCTCCCACTTTGAATGGACAGGAAGCATCCATAGTGACGCGGGAAACTGTCCACCCTCAGGCCTACTATCATTTCCTTCGGGGCTCTCTTGCCGAGTTGAATAACAATGCCGCAACAGCTTTAGAGGAATATCAGGCCGGTTTGGCATTTGATGCGGATTCGAAGTTTTTAAAGTTTCGCCTTGCCAAGCTGCATTTTTCTATGTCGCATCTGACTGAAGCCGTGGATTTAGCAAGGCAAATCCCTGTGTCGGAAATTACTCAGGCGGCAATGTTTTTCGACTTGGCGAAAATTTTTGCCGGCGGAGGTGATACCGGGCGGGCCGTGGAGATTTTGTCTGAAGGGGAACGACACTTTCCTCAGGATGAACGGATATACATTTCTCATGGGACTCTTCTGCTGAATATTAAAGAGCTTCAAATGGCTGAAGCCGTATTCCATGATTTATTGCTTCACGTGCCTGGTTCCGCTGAAGCCCATTATTATTTGGGGGTGATCGCTCTGGAGGCGAAAACGAAACAGGAAGCCAAAGCACATTTTCAGGACGCTATTGCCCTTCATCCGACTTTTGAAAGAGCATACCTGAAGTTAGTGGCCATTTCCGAAGAAGCAGAGGAGCCTCAGGAGGCTATTGAACTTTTGGAGCGTTATTTGGTTGAGGTTAACCCGCACCATAGGGAATTCCGGTTACGTGTCATTCGGCTGTATATTGGCCAACATAACACGGACAAGGCTTTGAACCATTTGGACTATTTTCTCCAGCAAAATTCGGATGATTTGCATGCGCAGATTCTTAAGGCTCAAATCTATGGTGAAATGGGGAACTTCCCAGCTGCAATCGAGCAATTGAATGCCATCTTGCGCGTGAGACCTAACGAATTGCGTGTTCGTGACTTCCTGGGATTGTTGTATGAGGAAATGAAGGATTATGACCGCGCGATTCAAGCCTATCGAACAAATGTCCAGATGGACGACACTTTTTTCGATAGTATTCTGCATTTAGGCTTTGTGTCTTACCGGTTGAAACGCAACCAGGAGGCGCTTTCGTATTTGGATCAGGCCGTCAGCCTCAATCCTAAGCGGCCGGAGCCGTATTTGTTGTTGGGGCTGACCCATTTTCAAATGGAAGAGTATCACAAGGCCAAGGCCAGATTGGAGGAGGGTATTCAACATGATCCCTCAAATGCCGAACTTCATTTTAATTTAGGCACGGTCTATGACAAATTAGACCATTTCGATAATGTGGTCCGGGAAATGGAAGAGACTCTGGCCTTGGACCCTGAACATGCGGATGCCTTAAATTATTTAGGGTATAGCTATGCGGATCGTGGCATCAAGGGTGAGCAGGCCTTGTCCCTTACGCAACGTGCCGTCGCCTTAAAACCGGACAATGGGTATTACGTGGATAGTTTAGCTTGGGCACTCTATAAACTTGGACGTATTGAAGAAGCACTGGAAACGATTCAACGAGCGGTCTCCTTAGTGTCCGATGATCCTGTGATTTATGAACATTTGGGGGATATTTTCTTAATGCAAGATGAGCGAAATAAGGCACGAGAGGCCTGGCTTCATTCACTGCAACTCGATTCAACAAATAAGTTGCTGGGCAAGCGGTTTCGTGAGGCCGGTTTTGGGGAACCAATTCCTACTCTTTCCCACCAGTCTACCCTGGCCCCTTAG
- a CDS encoding ABC transporter ATP-binding protein: MVIKLEGVEKTLGGQAVLKGVTLDIPKGKITTIIGPSGEGKSVMLKHIIGLIRPDRGRVIIDGTDLTHINEQELNDIRKKFAMLFQSAALFDSMNVFDNVAFPLREKRMMTDQEICRWVPEMLERVGLDKMGHKFPAELSGGMKKRAGLARALVMGPEIILFDEPTTGLDPLMAHAIHDLILAMHKTFGFTGVMVSHEIPEIFPISDWVAMLKNGKIIAMCPSDEFQQTADPVVREFISVNNGNHLAPV; the protein is encoded by the coding sequence ATGGTCATTAAGCTGGAGGGGGTCGAGAAGACTTTAGGGGGGCAGGCTGTGCTCAAAGGGGTCACTCTCGATATTCCTAAAGGTAAAATTACGACAATAATCGGTCCGAGCGGTGAGGGAAAAAGTGTGATGCTTAAGCACATCATCGGATTGATTCGCCCTGATCGAGGCAGGGTTATTATTGATGGAACGGACCTTACACATATTAATGAACAAGAATTAAATGACATACGCAAAAAATTTGCTATGTTATTTCAATCGGCTGCCTTGTTTGATTCTATGAATGTATTTGATAATGTCGCCTTTCCCTTGCGGGAAAAACGCATGATGACCGACCAGGAAATTTGCCGATGGGTACCGGAGATGCTGGAGAGGGTAGGGTTGGACAAGATGGGCCATAAATTTCCTGCAGAACTGAGCGGAGGAATGAAGAAACGTGCAGGATTGGCCAGGGCACTGGTAATGGGGCCGGAGATTATTTTGTTTGATGAACCGACGACGGGGTTGGACCCGTTGATGGCCCATGCCATCCATGATCTCATCTTGGCTATGCATAAAACCTTTGGGTTTACCGGTGTTATGGTGAGTCATGAAATCCCAGAGATCTTCCCTATCTCTGATTGGGTTGCTATGTTAAAGAATGGAAAGATTATTGCTATGTGTCCTTCAGATGAATTTCAGCAGACTGCCGATCCTGTGGTGCGTGAGTTTATTTCGGTTAATAATGGCAATCACCTTGCTCCAGTCTGA
- a CDS encoding ABC transporter substrate-binding protein, whose protein sequence is MQREWVKKPELKMGTIAGELQRLQFKNSLRNVAVIFLGWIVVSLACLTAAWGGSTPTGAVKETVDQVFVVLRDQALKDPARETERRAKLEEIIGKRFDYAEMAKRTLPSQWKGLSAEQQQEFVTLFQQFLANSYVGNVDGYSGEEVEYLKEREKGEFAEVQTKVVSPKVQIPLDYRLLQKNGEWRVYDVVIDGVSLMKNYRGQFSRIINSSSFEALLEKLRSKADLGTPS, encoded by the coding sequence ATGCAAAGGGAATGGGTTAAGAAGCCTGAGTTAAAGATGGGGACAATAGCAGGTGAACTTCAAAGGTTGCAGTTTAAAAATTCTTTAAGAAATGTGGCGGTCATATTTCTTGGCTGGATAGTAGTTTCTCTTGCCTGTCTGACTGCTGCATGGGGAGGAAGTACTCCAACAGGGGCAGTCAAGGAAACCGTTGATCAGGTTTTTGTGGTGCTGAGGGATCAAGCGTTGAAGGACCCTGCGAGAGAGACGGAACGAAGAGCCAAGCTGGAAGAAATTATCGGAAAGCGATTTGATTATGCCGAAATGGCCAAGCGTACCCTGCCTTCTCAGTGGAAGGGGTTAAGTGCAGAGCAACAACAAGAATTTGTGACTTTATTTCAGCAGTTTTTGGCAAATTCTTACGTCGGCAATGTAGACGGGTATTCTGGGGAAGAAGTGGAGTACCTCAAAGAACGCGAAAAGGGGGAATTTGCTGAAGTCCAGACCAAAGTGGTGTCCCCTAAAGTGCAAATACCCTTGGACTATCGTCTCTTGCAAAAAAATGGAGAGTGGCGGGTGTATGACGTAGTGATTGATGGAGTAAGTTTGATGAAAAATTACCGTGGGCAATTTTCTCGTATAATTAACTCCTCATCGTTTGAAGCTCTTCTCGAGAAGCTCCGTTCAAAAGCCGACCTGGGGACTCCGTCCTAA
- a CDS encoding nucleotide sugar dehydrogenase — MDILEKITNRSANVGVIGLGYVGLPLAVLQAKAGFRVFGIDEVVAKVEMVNQGRNYILDVVDSELREVVEQKKLQATTDFSVLQQCDVILICVPTPLTKNKEPDISAIVKVLGHLANYSHPNMLVVLESTTYPGTTEEVILPTLAAKGLTAGKDLFVAFSPERVDPGNAEFKTHNTFKLVGGVTKACGEVAKAFYEQSIVKIFPLSSPRVAEMAKVFENVFRSVNIALVNELTLLCDRMNINVYEVIDAAATKNFGFMPFYPGPGVGGHCIPLDPYYLAWKSKEYDVHTRFIELAGEINENMPYFVMNKLQRILNQRGKCLKDSVIFVLGVTYKADIEDPRESPATKVMELLQHEGATLQYSDPFTPSLVIQGKEYKSQQINAELLKRSACALILTAHSVFDYQFVVEHAPVVFDTRNGTRHVKQQRDRIVLLST, encoded by the coding sequence GTGGACATACTCGAAAAGATAACAAATCGGTCAGCCAATGTTGGAGTGATTGGATTGGGCTATGTGGGGCTGCCCTTAGCCGTCCTTCAGGCGAAAGCCGGGTTCCGAGTGTTTGGGATAGATGAAGTGGTAGCCAAGGTTGAAATGGTGAATCAAGGGCGTAATTATATTTTGGATGTAGTGGACTCTGAGTTACGAGAAGTCGTAGAGCAAAAAAAATTACAGGCGACAACTGATTTCTCCGTGTTGCAGCAGTGCGATGTGATACTTATCTGTGTCCCGACTCCCCTGACCAAAAATAAAGAACCGGATATCTCGGCGATTGTAAAGGTTCTTGGGCATCTTGCCAATTATTCACATCCGAATATGCTCGTTGTATTAGAAAGTACCACGTATCCAGGCACAACCGAGGAAGTCATTTTGCCTACCTTGGCAGCAAAGGGTTTAACGGCTGGCAAGGATCTCTTTGTTGCATTTTCGCCAGAGCGGGTTGACCCTGGAAATGCTGAGTTTAAGACTCATAACACCTTTAAGTTGGTGGGAGGTGTCACCAAAGCTTGTGGGGAAGTTGCCAAAGCCTTTTATGAACAATCCATCGTGAAAATCTTTCCTCTCAGCTCTCCACGTGTTGCGGAAATGGCGAAGGTCTTTGAAAATGTTTTTCGCTCAGTGAATATTGCGTTAGTGAATGAGCTCACTTTGTTGTGTGACCGAATGAATATTAATGTTTATGAAGTGATTGATGCCGCAGCCACAAAGAATTTTGGCTTTATGCCATTTTATCCCGGCCCTGGCGTGGGTGGACATTGCATTCCCCTGGATCCATATTATTTAGCCTGGAAGTCCAAAGAGTATGATGTCCATACCAGGTTCATTGAACTGGCGGGGGAGATCAACGAAAATATGCCCTATTTCGTAATGAATAAGCTTCAGCGGATTTTAAATCAGCGAGGGAAATGTTTAAAAGATTCAGTCATTTTTGTATTGGGAGTAACCTATAAAGCCGATATTGAAGACCCACGTGAATCGCCTGCCACAAAAGTCATGGAACTGTTGCAACATGAAGGTGCAACGCTTCAATATTCTGACCCCTTTACTCCTTCCCTTGTTATTCAAGGGAAGGAATATAAATCTCAACAGATAAATGCTGAATTGTTAAAGCGCAGTGCGTGCGCTCTGATTTTGACCGCGCATTCTGTTTTTGATTACCAGTTTGTTGTTGAACACGCTCCCGTGGTGTTTGATACGCGAAACGGAACGCGTCACGTGAAGCAACAACGTGATCGTATTGTGTTGCTTTCAACCTAA